TTCGGGCGATGAGCCGTGTGCCCAGGCCGCCGCCGGCACCGGCGTCGACCACCGGTCCGGCGTCGGTCGGCAGTTCCCGCAGGGCGTCGGCGACCGTCGCCGCGTGGTGTTCCCACCACCCGGCGATCATCAGGTCGATGAACTGGCCGGAGCGGTCGTAGGGGTCGTCGTATCCAGTCAATGCGTGTCTCCTCGGTGGAACTCGGCACTCGGTGAGCGGTCGGGGCGGGTGCTCATCCGTCCGGTCGGTGTTCGTGGGCGAAGAACGGCTGGAAGGGGTCATCGGGCGGCGGGCCGGCCGCCTCCCACTCCCGTTCCTCGGCCGGGTCGAGAAGACAGGAGTCCAGGAGGGGGAAGAGGTGGTCGGTGTCCAGACCCAGGCCGGTGAAGGCCAGGTGCTGGCACCGGTCACCGGTGCCGGGGCGCCAGTCGAAGGCGGTGGCGGGAGGCCGGAAACCGGTCACGAGGTGGCGGGTTCGCGCCGGAAGCGCTGCCGTCCACGGCCCGCCGGGTTCCAGGGACAGCGAGGTGCCGTTGGCCTCCCACACGACCATGGTGTCGGGCCGTCCGGCCAGCCACAGGCGTCCTCGGCTGCGCAGGCTGGTGGCGGTCATCTCGTCCAGGACCTCGAAGAACCGGCCCGGGTGCAGCGGCTGGAACCGGCGCCAGACGGCGGTCTGTGCGGCTCCGTCCCCCGTCGGGTCCGACGGTGGCGGGGGAGGGAAGGCGGGCAGGACGCGGTGCAGCGCCGCCGCGAAGTCGAAGCTGCCGTGAAACAGCGTCCGCGGGTGTTCTCCGGTGGTGTCGGAGACAACGGTGGCCTCCGGGTTCAGGTGGGTGACCAGGGACCGGCACACACGGACCTGGGCGGCGGGTGCCGCATTCCTGACCACGGCCACGTGGTCGGAGAGGTCGATCTGCCGCAGCAGCACGTCGCCCAGGGTGCGCGGATCGCTTGCGGAGTCGGCCAGCCCGGCGGAGAAGGCCGTCTCGCCGCCCAGCAGGTCGGGGACGAGCAGCTGGGCGTCGACCGCCGTGACCACGGCGCAGAGGTGGAGTTCGGGGTGGCGCTCCAGGAGCGTTTCCACCGCCGTGTGCGGCTCGACATCTGCGGGGGCGTCGAACACCTGGTGGAGGGAACGGGAACCGGGAGGGTGCGGGTTCTGTCCCGGAAATCCCCGCGGAGTCTGAGGCGCTCCGGCTTCGAGGCGGTGCGGTTCCGTACCCGGTACCGCTTCCGCCAGGGATCGCACGAGGCGTCGTCGGGCGCCCTCATGGGTGCCCAGGACGAGCACGGCGCGGGGCCGACGGTCACCGTTCACGGGCCTACCTCCGGATTCTCGGCGGGGGATTTGGTCACCGGTGTTCCTTGAAGACGGGTGTGACCAGTGGTTACGTTGTTACTGTTCGCGCAATCAGTGAGCTCGGCACGCACCTGGGGGAGAACATGGCGACCGCACATCTGACCCACGAGGGCCACACGCATCAGCACGGCGAGGGCTGCGGGCACGTTTCGGTGCCCCACCAGGGCCACGTGGACTACGTGCACGACGGGCACCTTCACCGCGTCCACGACGACCACTGGGACGAGTGCCCCACCGAAGGGCACGCCGTACACGAGGACCACACGCACGCACACGGTGAGGGCTGCGGGCACGTGGCCGTGCCGCACGAGGGCCACGTGGACTACGTGCACGACGGGCACCTTCACCGCAAGCACGACGACCACTGGGACGAGCACTCGGCGTAACGGCCGACGGCGGTCCCGTGCTGATCGTCGCGGGCGGTCGAGTTCATTTTTCTGAGAACTCGGCGAAGGGGTCGTTGTGGAATTCCTGGCCTGCCTCTGCCTCGGTGACCAGGCATGAATCCAGCAGAGTCAGTAGGGCTCCGGTGTCCATGCCGACCCCGGTGAAGGCCAGGTGCTGGCGGCGGTCGCCCACCACCGGGTCCCAGTCCAGGAGGGCGGAGGACCGTCGGGTCTGGGAGACCAGGTCCATGGCCGCGTCGGGGAGCGCGGCCATCCAGGGTCCGCCGTTCTCCACCATGAGCAGGTCCTGGTGGGAGTCCCACACCAGGAGGGTGTCGGGCTGGCTGGCCAGCCAGAACCTGCCCCTGCCGCGCAGACTCATGGCGACGATCTCCTCCAGCGCCTCGGCGAGCCGCTCGGGGTGCATCGGCCGGGTCCTGGTCCAGGTCACCGTCCGCACGCCCTGTTCCTCGGCGTGGTCCGTGTACTGCGCCCATGCCGGGTTGACGCGGGCGTGAGCTGACTCGGGTTCGAAACGCCCGTCGAGGAAGCCCTGGAGGCCCGATCCGGAACGGACGATCACGGCCGTGGGGTTGAGCTGACCGAGCAGGGACCGTGCGTGGCTGTCGGCTCCCGAACCGTGCAGGACGATCGCGTTCGGGTACTCCAGCTGCCGGTTGAGGACTTCGGCGACCGTGCGGGAGTCGTCCTGGGCGATGTCCAGTTCGCGGTCGCTCAGATCGTCGTTACTACCCAGGTCCGCGGTCAGATGGGCGAGATCGACGGCCGTGGCGACGGTGGCCAGGCGCAGCTCGTCCTGCGCGGCGATGTTCTCGGCGATCAGTCGGGGTTCCACCCCGTCCCAGGACTCCACCACGCACAGGTCGTGTCGGCCGGCGTCCGCGGTGCGCAGGAGGAAGGGGATGAGGTCCTCGCGCAGAGTGCAGGAGGCACAGGCGTGGTCGAGGTGCACCTGCTCGCTCTCCGCGGGACCTGAGCGGTCGCGCACCACACGATGGACCGCTCCGTCGCCGATGTCCTCCATGTCGTGATGCACGCTGATGGAACGCGGAACCGCGGCCAGCAGGTCGTTCACGGCCTGACGCCGCGCGGCCGCGTGCAGACCGGCGACCAGTGCGATGCGCATCGGATGCTCCTCTCCAAGGTGTCTTCTCGACATTGAAAATGAAAATCGTTCCCACACCTTACATGGCCCTGTCGGTCGCTGGCGCACTCCGGGCGGGATGGCTAGGGGCATGTTACGGTACTGATAATCATTTTCATCTACCCGAGACGTGTCCCCCCAGGAGTTCTCCTCGTGTACGTAGGGCGATGCCAACGCCGAGTCGGCCCCTTGTCGCCGGTGACCCCACACCGAGTAGTCGGCTGACATGGCCAACACACCCAAGTACGACGATGCCGTGCTCAGGGTTCTGGGCCGTGGTTCCCGCTTTCGCAGCTGTCGGGAGATCCTTCGGGATCTGGACCGGTCGGACCCCTCCGCCTCCGGCCCGCCGAGCCTGTCCACCATCTACCGCACGGTCCACCGGATGTCCCAGGAGGGAGTACTGGACACGATCCAGTCTCCTGAGGGGGAGCGCCTCTACCGGCGGTGCAGGACGCCCGTCCGCCACTACCACCTGTTCTGCCGGGTCTGCGGTGAGGTGGAGGAGATCGACCAGGTCGCCGAAATCATGGAAGTCGTGGAGAAGATCCAGGGCATGAGTGATTTCGATCAGGTCGACCACACCTTCGAGCTGACCGGTGTCTGTCCGCGCTGTCTGTCGGCTGCCCGCGGCTGAACTCCTTGGGGCGGCGGGTGGGCGCCCGCCTGGGTGGTGAATCCGGCCTCCCGCGTCCAGCGCGGCTCGGGTCGGACGGTCGCCTCCCGGGGCCAGTGCCTGCGGCTCCGGGAGGTGGGCGGTCCGCACCCGGAGCAGGTTGTCCAGCAGTCCGTCCTCCCGGAGGTCCTGTTCGCGGTGGCGGCGGGTCGGCCTCTCCGGTTGCCGCGGCGGGTCCTGTGGCATCGATCCCTCCGATCGATCCCTCCGGATGCCGCGGGGTTCGGGGTCGCCCCGGTGCTTCCGCCGGTGCTATACATGGACATGTCGAGAATGAAAACGGTTTTCATTATTGATTGTCGGATTCAAGGTGACCCCAGGGGGTGCGCGGCTCAGTGACGAACGAAGCCGGTCCGGTGACCGAGACCGTTCGCGAGCGGGTGGCCGAAGTACTCGGAACCAGGGGATTCACCGACACCGACGACCTCTTCGAGCACGGACCCGACTCGCTCGGCGTCATCCGGCTCTCGGGCGCCTGGCGGGACAACGGCTTCGACGTCACCTTCGAGGACATCTCCGCCATTCCCACGGTCGCGGACTGGAGTGCACCGCTGCGCCAAGCGCGCACGGACCCCCTCCGAACCGGCCCGGCGACCGTCCGACACCAGGACGAGGGGGAGCCGTTTCCGCTGGCGACCACGCAGCGCCCCCTCCACCTCTCCCCCCGACGGCAACAGGCGGTCCCAGCCCTGGTCAACCGGGTCGACCCCGCCCTGGCCCACAACTCAGGGGACTGGCCCAACACCCCCTGACCGATCACGTTCGAGCCGCGCGCACGCGAACCCACACCTTCCCTTTCGCGGAGGACACGATTCCAGCCATCGACCGCTACTCAACGGACACCGAGCTCTTCGCCCCCGTCGGCCACCGCCACACAGCCACCGGCACACCCGTGCCGCGCTCGGCCCCGGCCGACCGCCTGCCCGGCGGCGGGCACGAGGCCGCCCCGGAGATCGGGGTGCTGGTCACATGAACCGGACACAGACCGCACCCGCCGCTGAGGCCCGGCAGAAGGCACCCGAGCAGTCGCCCTCGCCGTTGCAGACCCTGCTCCGACCCATCAAGGGTCGGGTCCGGACCGCGGTGGTGCTCCAGGGGCTCGCCTCGGCGCTGGGGCTCGTCCCGCTGATCTGCCTGGTCGAACTGGCCCGCGTGCTGCTCGCCGACGGCGTGGTCGACACCTCCTGCGTGTGGCTTCTCGTCGGCATCGCCGTGGGCGCGTCGGTCGCCGCGCTGGCCGCGGGCACGGCCTCCACCCTGGTCGGCCACCTGGCCGACAACGACATGCAGCTGTCGGTCCGCCGCGCCCTGGCTCACCGCATGTCCCGGGTACCTCTGGGCTGGTTCACCGGCCGCGGGTCGGGCCGGGTCAAGAAAGCCGTGCACGACGACATCGAGGACGTCCACTCCCTGGTCGCGCACACCCTGCCCGACCTGGCCTCGGTCGTCACCGTGCCGCTGGTCGCCCTGGTCTACCTGTTCACCGTGGACTGGCGGCTGGCCCTGGTCTCGGTCCTGCTGGTGGCGGCGGGGATCTTCCTGTTCTCCCGGGCCATGGCCGGGGGCATGGCGAAGATGGCCCAGTACGCCGAGGCGATGAACCGGATCAACTCCTCCGCCGTGGAGTTCGTGGACGGCATCCAGGTGGTCAAGCACTTCGGCGGCCACCGGCGCGCCCACGCGCGCTTCACCCGCGCCGCCGACGACTTCGCCGACTTCTTCCTGAACTGGTCGCGCAGCACCACCCCGGTGACGGTCGGATCCTTCCTGCTGCTGTCGGCGCCCATGGCCACCGTGGTCACCGTGCTCGCGGGGATGGGCTTCGCCCTCGCCGGGTGGACCGAACCGGTTTCGATCGTGGCCTTCGCCCTGCTGGCACCGGCCCTGTGCGCGCCGATGAACGTCATCGGCTCCCGGGTCCAGCAGACCCAGGCCGCCGGGGCCGCGGCCGGGCGGGTGACCGCCCTGCTCGACACCCCGACCCTGCACCAGGGTGAGGAACCACCGCCGCTGGAACCCCGCGTGGTCTTCGACGGCGTGTCCTTCTCCTACACCGATGAAGGGACGGCGGGGGAGAGCCCCCGGGCCTTGGCCGAGGTGGACCTGGTCCTGGAACCGGGCACCGTGACCGCCCTCGTCGGTCCCTCGGGAGCAGGGAAGAGCACCCTGGCCGCCCTGCTCGCCCGCTTCCACGACGCCGACGCCGGAGCGATCACCGTCGGCGGGGTCGACATCCGCGAGATCGCCGACCCCTACCGCAGCGTCGGCTTCGTCCTCCAGGACGTCCGCCTGCTCGGGGAGACGGTCGCCGACAACATCGCCCTGGGGCGCCCCGGTGCCACCCGCGAGGAGATCGAGACCGCCGCACGCGCGGCACAGATCGCCGACCGGATCGAGACCCTGCCGCGGGGCTACGACTCCGTGATCGGTGAGGACGCCGACCTGTCCGGCGGCGAGGCCCAGCGCGTCTCCATCGCCCGCGCCCTGCTGGCCGACACCCCGGTCCTGGTCCTGGACGAGGCCACCGCGGCCGTGGACCCGGTCTCCGAGGCCGCCATCCAGGACGCGCTCAGCGAACTCGCCCGTGGCCGCACGGTCCTCGTGGTGGCCCACCGCCTGACCACCGTCACCGGCGCGGACCGGATCGCGGTCATGGATGAGGGCCGGGTGGTGGAGACCGGAACCCACGCCGAACTGCTGGCGAGGGGCGGCCGTTACGCCGAACTCTGGCGGGCCCAGGCACACCAACGAGCCCAGGCACACCACCGAGACGAACCGGGAGCAGACCAGTGATCCGCGCTTTCCTCAGGGCCCTGGGTCCGGAACAGGCCGGTCCCGTGAAGAGGAGCCTGGCCCTGACCACCGCCGTCTCGGCGCTGCAGGGGGTGGTCTTCGCCCTGCTGGTGCCCGTGCTGACCGAACTCCTCCGGGAAGGGCCCCGGGCCGCCCTGGGCTGGGCGGCGGCCCTCGCCCTGGCCACCCTGGTCTACGCCCTACTGCGCACCCTGAGCCTCTTCGTCAACTTCCGGGTCGGCGGGGCGATCTCCCGCGGCCTGCACCACCGCATCGGGGAACACCTGGTCCAACTGCCCCTGGGCTGGTTCACCGGGAACCGGGTCGGCGAGCTCAACCGGGTCGTCACCGACGGGGTCTCACGCAGCACCCACGTGCCCGTGCACATCTACCCGCCGCTGGCCGACGCGCTGGTCACCCCCGTCGTGGCGGTGGCGGTGCTGTTCGTCTGGGACTGGCGGATCGCCCTGGCGGCCGCGGCCTGCCTGCCCGTGGTGTGGATGGTCTTCACTCTGTCCAACGACGCGGTGGGCCGCAACGACGCCGCCCGGGACGTGGTTTCGGACGAGGCCGCCTCCCGGGTGCTGGAGTACGCCAGGTCCCAGCCGGTGCTGCGAGCCTTCGGCCGCACCGCACAGGGCGGTCAGAGCCTGGACCGGGCCCTGACCGCCGAGCACGGGGCCGCGCGCCGCCTGCTGCTGCGCGTCGTCCCGGTGATGCTGGCCTACTCCTTCGCGGTCCGGTTGATGTTCGCGCTGATCATGGTGTGCGGGGTCGTGTTCGTCCTGGACGGCGGACTCGACCCCGCCCTGGCCGTGGCCCTGCTGGTACTGGTCGCCCGTTTCACCCACCCCCTGGCCACGGCGGCCGACCAGGGCGCCGCCCTGCGCATGGCCACCAACCAGCTCGACCGGATCAACGCGGTCCTGGACTCCCGCCCCCTCCCCGAACCGGAGTCGCCGGTCCTGCCGCAGGGCGCGGTCGTGGAGTTCGACGGCGTCACCTTCTCCTACGACCGCAAGGACGACGCCCCGGCACTGGACGGGGCCACCCTGCGCGCCGAACCCGGAACCCTCACCGCCCTGATCGGCCCCTCCGGGTCCGGCAAGACCACGGTGGCCCGCCTGCTGGCCCGCTTCCACGACGCCGACCGCGGGCAGGTCCGCCTCGGCGGGGCCGACGTCCGTGACATCGGCAGCGAGGAACTCTCCCGGCACGTGGCCCTGGTCTTCCAGGACGTGTACCTCTTCGACGCCACCATCGCTGAGAACCTGCGCCTGGCCGCCCCCGACGCCACCGGGGAACAACTCGACCGGGCGGCCGCGCTGTCCGGGCTCGACACGGTCCTGGCCGACCTGCCCGAGGGTTGGAACACCAGGGTCGGGGAAGGCGGAACCGCGCTGTCCGGCGGCCAGAAACAGCGGGTCTCCATCGCCCGGGCCCTGCTCAAGGACGCGCCGGTCATCGTCCTGGACGAGGCCTCCTCGGCCCTGGACACCGAGAACGAGGCGCTGGTGACGGGTACGGCCGTCGAACTCGCCCGCGAGCGGACCGTGCTGGTCATCGCCCACCGCCCCGCCACGGTGGCCGCCGCCGACCAGGTCGTCTTCCTGGAAGCGGGCCGCGTCGTGGAGTCCGGTGCCCCGGACGAACTCCTCGAACGGGGAGGGCGGCACGCCGATTTCGTCCGGAGCCGCGAACGCGCCCGCGGCTGGCGCCTGACCGCTTCGGACGTCACGCCCCCTCCCGTCTCCACCGCCACGGAAGGCCACGAGAACGACCCGGCCCGTGCCTGAATCCTCCGGCGAACCCGCCCAGGCCTGCCTGGTGCCGTGCACCTCGGGCGCCGTCACCGCCCACGAACCCTCCTGACCCGCCTTCCCCCGGGGCAGGAGACCTCTTCCGGGACCGTGCCGACCACGGCCCCGCCCCCGAGAAAGGCCGAACGATGAGACGACGATCCCTGCTGGCGGGCGCCTTCGCGGTGCTCCTGGCAGCCACCGCCTGCGGTGGCGCTGAAGGCGAGCAGGCCTCCGCCGACGGCACCACCCTGCGCTACGCGGCGGTGGGGGCCCCGGCGGCCACCACCCACGACCCGCACGGCCGCGTCGGCAACGAATCCGACTACCTGCGGTTCGCCATGCTCTACGACGTACTGACCGTGACGGACGACAACGGGGCCGTCCAGCCCCGCCTGGCCGAGTCCTGGGAGCCGGACGGAGACGACCTGACCCGCTGGACCGTGTCCCTGCGCGACGACGCCGTCTTCTCCGACGGCGATCCGGTCACCGCCGACGACGTCCTGTTCTCCCTGGAGCGCATCCAGGGCAAGGGCGCCGAGAACAACGGGCGCCTGTCCGCGTTCGACCTGGAGGCCTCCTCCGTCACCGGCGAGAACACCGTCGAGCTGGTCACCCACCAGCCCTACGCGGAGGTGGGCGGTGCCCTGGCCTCCCTGACCTTCGTGGTGCCCGAGGGCAGCGACGACATCACCGAGCCCGTGATCGGCTCCGGACCGTTCCAGCTGGAGGAGTACGACGACACCACCGCCGTCCTGAACCGGCACGACGGCTGGTGGGGCGACGCTCCGGGCTACGACACACTCCGGATCAGCGCCTTGCCCGACCCAGGCGCACGGGCCGACGCGGTGGCCTCGGGACAGGCGGACATCGCCGGGAGCGTGGCACCCGCCAGCGCCCAGCAGCACGAGGAGGACGACTCCGTCCAGGTGGTCACCCGGCCCGGGGGAGTGAACTACCCGCTGGTCATGGACCTGGGCACCGAACCCTTCGACGACCCCGGCGTGCGTGAGGCCGTCAAGCTCGCCCTCGACCGGGAGCAGCTCGTCGAGACGGTCTTCCTCGGCTACGGAGAGCCCGGCGCGGACCTGCTCAACCCCCAGGAGCCCTTCGCCCCGCAGGCGGAGCCGATCGAGCGCGACCTGGACCGCGCCCGGGAACTCCTGGAGGAGGCCGGTCACGGGGACGGGGTCGAACTCACCCTGCACGCGACCAACTCCTACCCCGGTATGGAGGAGACCGCGACCCTGGCCGCCGAACAGCTCTCCGAAGCGGGCATCGACGTCTCGATCGAGGTCGGTCCGCCCGACACCTACTGGGCCCAGGTGTGGAACGTCGAACCGTTCTACCTCAACAGCCTCGGCGGGAACGGGTTCGTGGACTTCGGCCGGATGGCGCTGCTCGCTGACGGTCCCATCAACGAGACCAGCTGGGAAGACCCCGACTGGGACGCCGACTTCACCGAGGCCCTGGCCACCGCCGACGAAGACGAGAGGCACGCCCTGCTCGCCGACCTGCAGCAGCGGGTCGCCGATGACGGCGGCTACGTGGTCTGGGGCACCGGAGACGGCATCGACCTGGCCGCCCCCGGTGTGAGCGGCCTGCCCACCGGACCCGGCTTCCACCGTCTGTTCATCGAACAGGTCGAGGCCGCCGGCTGATGTTCGGCCCCGAGACCGCCCCCGCGACCGCCCTCCCACACCCGAGGAGGGCGGCCGCGGGGGACTCGTTCCTGTTCGCACTGGCTCGGGCCGTGCTTCTGCTGGCCCTGGTCTCGGCAGCTGTCTTCACCGCCACCGAACTCCTGCCCGGGGACGCCGCCGACCTGCGGGCCTCCGCCGGGGCCGACGAGGAGCAGATACGACACCTACGGCAGGAGCTGGGGCTGGACACCGAGCCCTGGCGCCGCTACCTGGACTGGGTGAGTGCCCTGCTCACCGGTGACCTGGGCACCTCCCTGGTCAACGGCCGTCCGGTCGCCGACACCCTCGCCCAGCGGCTGCCCGCCACCCTCGCCCTCGTGGCCGGGGCTCTGGCGTTCGCGGCGCCCGCGTCCCTGGCCCTGGCCTGGTGGGCGGGCACGACACGGCGCGGGCGCCGTATCTCCACCGCGGTCCTGACCGGCGGCGCCGCGGTGCCCATGGCGGTCACGGCCGCCGCCCTGGCCGCGCTGTTCTCGGGCGCCCTCGGTCTGGTGCCGCCGGTGTCCCTGCTCCCACCCGGCGCCAGCCCCTGGCACCATCCGGACCTGCTCTTCCTGCCGGTGCTGTCGATGGCGCTGCCCACCGCGTTCTTCGGCGCGAGCCTCCTGGCGGGCGCGGTGGC
This DNA window, taken from Nocardiopsis exhalans, encodes the following:
- a CDS encoding ABC transporter ATP-binding protein; translated protein: MKRSLALTTAVSALQGVVFALLVPVLTELLREGPRAALGWAAALALATLVYALLRTLSLFVNFRVGGAISRGLHHRIGEHLVQLPLGWFTGNRVGELNRVVTDGVSRSTHVPVHIYPPLADALVTPVVAVAVLFVWDWRIALAAAACLPVVWMVFTLSNDAVGRNDAARDVVSDEAASRVLEYARSQPVLRAFGRTAQGGQSLDRALTAEHGAARRLLLRVVPVMLAYSFAVRLMFALIMVCGVVFVLDGGLDPALAVALLVLVARFTHPLATAADQGAALRMATNQLDRINAVLDSRPLPEPESPVLPQGAVVEFDGVTFSYDRKDDAPALDGATLRAEPGTLTALIGPSGSGKTTVARLLARFHDADRGQVRLGGADVRDIGSEELSRHVALVFQDVYLFDATIAENLRLAAPDATGEQLDRAAALSGLDTVLADLPEGWNTRVGEGGTALSGGQKQRVSIARALLKDAPVIVLDEASSALDTENEALVTGTAVELARERTVLVIAHRPATVAAADQVVFLEAGRVVESGAPDELLERGGRHADFVRSRERARGWRLTASDVTPPPVSTATEGHENDPARA
- a CDS encoding phosphopantetheine-binding protein; translation: MTETVRERVAEVLGTRGFTDTDDLFEHGPDSLGVIRLSGAWRDNGFDVTFEDISAIPTVADWSAPLRQARTDPLRTGPATVRHQDEGEPFPLATTQRPLHLSPRRQQAVPALVNRVDPALAHNSGDWPNTP
- a CDS encoding ABC transporter permease, translated to MFGPETAPATALPHPRRAAAGDSFLFALARAVLLLALVSAAVFTATELLPGDAADLRASAGADEEQIRHLRQELGLDTEPWRRYLDWVSALLTGDLGTSLVNGRPVADTLAQRLPATLALVAGALAFAAPASLALAWWAGTTRRGRRISTAVLTGGAAVPMAVTAAALAALFSGALGLVPPVSLLPPGASPWHHPDLLFLPVLSMALPTAFFGASLLAGAVADTVRLPHVADARRRGVPSWQIALVDVLPFLLAPFVRVTAVVAGGLIAAAAVVETLFGYPGVGSLLVSAISSRDLPVVQATAVLAAAVVLAGLLLGDLVAALTEPARGRTA
- a CDS encoding Fur family transcriptional regulator, yielding MANTPKYDDAVLRVLGRGSRFRSCREILRDLDRSDPSASGPPSLSTIYRTVHRMSQEGVLDTIQSPEGERLYRRCRTPVRHYHLFCRVCGEVEEIDQVAEIMEVVEKIQGMSDFDQVDHTFELTGVCPRCLSAARG
- a CDS encoding GTP-binding protein; translated protein: MFDAPADVEPHTAVETLLERHPELHLCAVVTAVDAQLLVPDLLGGETAFSAGLADSASDPRTLGDVLLRQIDLSDHVAVVRNAAPAAQVRVCRSLVTHLNPEATVVSDTTGEHPRTLFHGSFDFAAALHRVLPAFPPPPPSDPTGDGAAQTAVWRRFQPLHPGRFFEVLDEMTATSLRSRGRLWLAGRPDTMVVWEANGTSLSLEPGGPWTAALPARTRHLVTGFRPPATAFDWRPGTGDRCQHLAFTGLGLDTDHLFPLLDSCLLDPAEEREWEAAGPPPDDPFQPFFAHEHRPDG
- a CDS encoding ABC transporter substrate-binding protein, whose translation is MRRRSLLAGAFAVLLAATACGGAEGEQASADGTTLRYAAVGAPAATTHDPHGRVGNESDYLRFAMLYDVLTVTDDNGAVQPRLAESWEPDGDDLTRWTVSLRDDAVFSDGDPVTADDVLFSLERIQGKGAENNGRLSAFDLEASSVTGENTVELVTHQPYAEVGGALASLTFVVPEGSDDITEPVIGSGPFQLEEYDDTTAVLNRHDGWWGDAPGYDTLRISALPDPGARADAVASGQADIAGSVAPASAQQHEEDDSVQVVTRPGGVNYPLVMDLGTEPFDDPGVREAVKLALDREQLVETVFLGYGEPGADLLNPQEPFAPQAEPIERDLDRARELLEEAGHGDGVELTLHATNSYPGMEETATLAAEQLSEAGIDVSIEVGPPDTYWAQVWNVEPFYLNSLGGNGFVDFGRMALLADGPINETSWEDPDWDADFTEALATADEDERHALLADLQQRVADDGGYVVWGTGDGIDLAAPGVSGLPTGPGFHRLFIEQVEAAG
- a CDS encoding ABC transporter ATP-binding protein, which produces MNRTQTAPAAEARQKAPEQSPSPLQTLLRPIKGRVRTAVVLQGLASALGLVPLICLVELARVLLADGVVDTSCVWLLVGIAVGASVAALAAGTASTLVGHLADNDMQLSVRRALAHRMSRVPLGWFTGRGSGRVKKAVHDDIEDVHSLVAHTLPDLASVVTVPLVALVYLFTVDWRLALVSVLLVAAGIFLFSRAMAGGMAKMAQYAEAMNRINSSAVEFVDGIQVVKHFGGHRRAHARFTRAADDFADFFLNWSRSTTPVTVGSFLLLSAPMATVVTVLAGMGFALAGWTEPVSIVAFALLAPALCAPMNVIGSRVQQTQAAGAAAGRVTALLDTPTLHQGEEPPPLEPRVVFDGVSFSYTDEGTAGESPRALAEVDLVLEPGTVTALVGPSGAGKSTLAALLARFHDADAGAITVGGVDIREIADPYRSVGFVLQDVRLLGETVADNIALGRPGATREEIETAARAAQIADRIETLPRGYDSVIGEDADLSGGEAQRVSIARALLADTPVLVLDEATAAVDPVSEAAIQDALSELARGRTVLVVAHRLTTVTGADRIAVMDEGRVVETGTHAELLARGGRYAELWRAQAHQRAQAHHRDEPGADQ
- a CDS encoding threonine dehydratase produces the protein MATAHLTHEGHTHQHGEGCGHVSVPHQGHVDYVHDGHLHRVHDDHWDECPTEGHAVHEDHTHAHGEGCGHVAVPHEGHVDYVHDGHLHRKHDDHWDEHSA
- a CDS encoding CobW family GTP-binding protein codes for the protein MRIALVAGLHAAARRQAVNDLLAAVPRSISVHHDMEDIGDGAVHRVVRDRSGPAESEQVHLDHACASCTLREDLIPFLLRTADAGRHDLCVVESWDGVEPRLIAENIAAQDELRLATVATAVDLAHLTADLGSNDDLSDRELDIAQDDSRTVAEVLNRQLEYPNAIVLHGSGADSHARSLLGQLNPTAVIVRSGSGLQGFLDGRFEPESAHARVNPAWAQYTDHAEEQGVRTVTWTRTRPMHPERLAEALEEIVAMSLRGRGRFWLASQPDTLLVWDSHQDLLMVENGGPWMAALPDAAMDLVSQTRRSSALLDWDPVVGDRRQHLAFTGVGMDTGALLTLLDSCLVTEAEAGQEFHNDPFAEFSEK